A stretch of Metabacillus sp. FJAT-52054 DNA encodes these proteins:
- the murG gene encoding undecaprenyldiphospho-muramoylpentapeptide beta-N-acetylglucosaminyltransferase produces the protein MKVAVSGGGTGGHIYPALALIKEMKKKNPNAEFLYIGTENGLEKRIVERENIPFKAIEITGFKRKISMDNVKTVMRFLKGVQTSKRYLKEFKPDVVIGTGGYVCGPVVYAAAKMKIPSVIHEQNSLPGLTNKFLSRYADKVAICFEEARSYFPADKAVMTGNPRASEVAGVNGEKGKLSAGLQPGRKSVLVFGGSRGARPINKAILEVLPEIGKRDYQLLYVTGEVHYSQVAEEAKALGSPDNVIIKPFIHNMPEVLAGTDLIVGRAGATSIAEITALGLPSILIPSPYVTANHQEVNARSLSDKGAAVLMLEKDLNGKALLREMDKIMNEESILIAMRTASSEIGMPDAASRLAELLEEVSVKK, from the coding sequence ATGAAGGTAGCTGTGAGCGGCGGCGGTACTGGAGGACATATATATCCTGCACTTGCTCTGATCAAGGAAATGAAAAAGAAAAACCCGAATGCGGAATTTCTATATATAGGCACAGAAAATGGTCTTGAAAAAAGGATCGTTGAACGAGAAAACATTCCTTTTAAAGCCATTGAAATTACAGGATTTAAACGGAAGATTTCCATGGATAATGTTAAGACCGTAATGAGGTTCTTAAAGGGTGTTCAAACGAGTAAGCGTTATTTAAAGGAATTTAAACCGGATGTTGTCATTGGAACAGGCGGATATGTATGCGGGCCTGTCGTTTACGCAGCGGCGAAAATGAAAATTCCTTCGGTCATTCATGAGCAGAATAGCCTGCCTGGTTTAACGAATAAATTTCTTTCAAGGTACGCTGATAAGGTTGCCATTTGCTTTGAGGAAGCGAGAAGCTATTTTCCTGCTGATAAAGCCGTCATGACAGGCAATCCCCGGGCTTCAGAGGTAGCTGGAGTAAACGGAGAGAAGGGCAAGCTTTCAGCCGGATTACAGCCGGGAAGGAAATCTGTACTCGTCTTTGGCGGAAGCCGGGGTGCAAGACCCATTAATAAAGCGATTCTCGAAGTGCTTCCGGAGATTGGAAAAAGAGATTACCAGCTTCTCTATGTTACAGGAGAGGTCCATTACAGCCAAGTGGCGGAAGAAGCGAAAGCACTTGGCTCGCCGGATAATGTTATAATCAAGCCATTTATTCATAACATGCCTGAAGTCCTTGCTGGAACGGATTTAATCGTAGGGCGTGCAGGTGCCACGTCTATTGCTGAGATCACTGCACTCGGACTGCCTAGCATTCTCATTCCAAGTCCTTATGTGACAGCCAATCATCAGGAGGTTAACGCAAGGTCCTTGAGTGATAAGGGTGCGGCTGTACTCATGCTGGAAAAAGACCTGAATGGAAAGGCGCTTCTGCGTGAAATGGATAAGATTATGAATGAGGAATCCATTCTTATTGCAATGAGAACGGCTTCTTCAGAAATTGGGATGCCCGATGCAGCATCAAGACTGGCGGAATTGCTTGAAGAAGTTTCTGTAAAAAAATAA
- the murB gene encoding UDP-N-acetylmuramate dehydrogenase encodes MENVIKELEQADIGKVLVNEPLSKHTTMKIGGPADCLVQPKDIESIETIIRIVKKHGVKWRAIGRGSNLLVADQGIEGVVIKLGDGLDHMEIDGDILTVGGGYSVIKLATIISKKGLSGLEFASGIPGSIGGAVYMNAGAHGSDMSKILVKARVLFEDGTMDWLTNEELNFSYRTSLLQKERPGICLEAVLKLEAGVKEDIVKVMQKNKDYRRDTQPWNFPCAGSIFRNPLPEYAGALVEKAGLKGYKLGGAQVSDMHGNFIVNAGGATAEDVLNLIAFIKKTIMEQYGTELETEVEIIGRNS; translated from the coding sequence ATGGAAAACGTCATCAAAGAACTGGAACAGGCAGATATCGGGAAAGTATTAGTCAATGAGCCTTTATCCAAACATACGACGATGAAAATTGGAGGACCGGCAGACTGTTTGGTGCAGCCGAAGGATATTGAGAGTATTGAAACCATTATACGCATTGTGAAAAAACATGGCGTAAAATGGCGGGCAATCGGAAGGGGCTCAAACCTTCTGGTAGCCGATCAAGGAATTGAAGGGGTCGTTATAAAGCTTGGAGATGGACTGGACCATATGGAAATTGATGGGGATATCCTGACCGTCGGCGGCGGTTACTCCGTCATAAAGCTTGCTACGATTATCAGTAAAAAGGGGCTTTCCGGCCTTGAATTCGCAAGCGGTATTCCCGGGTCGATCGGCGGAGCTGTTTATATGAATGCGGGAGCACATGGTTCTGATATGAGCAAAATCCTGGTGAAAGCACGTGTGCTGTTTGAAGACGGAACAATGGACTGGCTGACGAATGAAGAACTGAATTTTTCCTATCGGACCTCTTTGCTTCAAAAGGAACGACCGGGGATTTGCCTGGAGGCTGTCCTAAAGCTTGAAGCAGGAGTTAAAGAGGACATCGTGAAAGTCATGCAAAAAAATAAGGATTACCGCAGAGATACTCAGCCTTGGAATTTCCCGTGCGCAGGGAGCATATTCCGCAACCCGCTTCCGGAATATGCAGGAGCATTGGTGGAAAAAGCAGGCCTTAAAGGATATAAACTCGGCGGAGCTCAGGTTTCGGATATGCATGGCAATTTTATTGTGAATGCAGGCGGGGCAACTGCTGAGGATGTATTGAATCTGATTGCTTTTATTAAAAAAACGATTATGGAGCAGTACGGAACAGAGCTTGAAACCGAGGTTGAAATTATCGGGCGAAATTCCTGA